A single Tuberibacillus sp. Marseille-P3662 DNA region contains:
- a CDS encoding demethylmenaquinone methyltransferase, producing MQPDAKKEKVHHVFQSIYKKYDFMNSLISFNQHKLWRRKAMALLDPQPGREALDVCCGTGDWTYGLSQTLGQDGCVIGLDFSDNMLKVAKQKSEHSSFDNYQFVHGDAMNMPFADNRFDYVTVGFGLRNVPDYLQVLKEMHRVLKPGGRVICLETSQPSIPVYKQLYFFYFKYLMPLLGKVFANSYKEYVWLQESTRHFPNKQVLADLFQQAGFFSVTYDSLTGGIAAIHTGQKSVE from the coding sequence ATGCAGCCAGATGCCAAAAAAGAAAAAGTTCATCACGTCTTTCAAAGTATTTATAAAAAATATGATTTTATGAATTCCTTAATAAGTTTTAATCAACATAAATTATGGCGCAGGAAGGCAATGGCTCTTCTTGACCCACAACCTGGTCGTGAGGCGCTAGATGTTTGTTGTGGTACCGGTGACTGGACCTACGGACTCTCACAAACACTTGGTCAAGATGGTTGTGTGATCGGTCTTGATTTCAGTGATAATATGCTAAAGGTTGCGAAGCAAAAATCCGAACATTCTTCTTTTGATAATTATCAATTTGTCCATGGGGATGCCATGAACATGCCTTTTGCGGACAATCGTTTTGACTATGTTACCGTAGGTTTCGGCCTTCGCAATGTACCTGACTATTTGCAAGTATTGAAGGAAATGCATCGTGTGTTAAAACCCGGTGGACGGGTGATCTGTCTGGAGACATCCCAGCCGTCCATTCCGGTCTATAAACAATTATATTTCTTTTATTTCAAATATTTGATGCCGTTATTGGGTAAAGTCTTTGCCAATAGTTATAAAGAGTATGTCTGGTTGCAGGAATCAACTCGACATTTTCCTAATAAGCAAGTACTAGCCGATTTGTTCCAACAAGCTGGTTTTTTCAGTGTGACCTATGACTCGTTAACGGGCGGTATTGCAGCGATTCATACCGGTCAAAAATCTGTTGAATGA
- the hepT gene encoding heptaprenyl diphosphate synthase component II, producing MSLSAIYRQLKKDLNNIETELEAAVTAKHPILQQASLQLLKAGGKRIRPVFVLLSSEFGDRQRSLVNNVAVTLELIHMASLVHDDVVDNADLRRGKETVKAQWDNRVAMYTGDFIFAQALDLMSEFENVKAHEVLSKAIKEMSLGEIVQSQNQGDWQQNLRQYLLRIKRKTAILMAVSCQLGAMAAGASASIHKKLYYFGYFTGMSFQITDDILDFVGTEAQLGKPAGSDIKQGNLTLPALYAYQWGENQNELQQLVTMTNKSKDEWDQIIKVIKQSGGIDYAQGLSDRYLQKAYDVLHTLPDEPAKSSLRKIADYIGKRKY from the coding sequence ATGAGTTTAAGTGCCATCTATAGACAATTGAAAAAAGATTTGAACAATATTGAAACCGAACTTGAAGCGGCTGTTACGGCAAAGCACCCTATTTTACAACAAGCGTCTTTACAATTATTAAAGGCAGGAGGGAAACGAATCCGTCCTGTTTTTGTTTTGTTGTCGTCTGAATTTGGTGATAGACAACGTTCGTTAGTGAATAATGTGGCTGTCACATTAGAATTGATTCATATGGCCTCTCTTGTTCACGATGATGTTGTTGATAATGCAGATCTTAGACGGGGTAAAGAAACGGTTAAAGCGCAATGGGATAATCGTGTTGCTATGTATACAGGGGATTTTATTTTTGCACAGGCCCTTGACCTTATGTCGGAATTTGAAAATGTTAAAGCTCATGAAGTTCTTTCTAAAGCGATTAAAGAAATGTCTCTCGGTGAAATTGTCCAAAGTCAAAACCAAGGAGACTGGCAGCAGAATCTCAGACAGTACCTGTTAAGAATTAAACGTAAGACGGCTATTCTTATGGCTGTAAGTTGTCAGTTAGGAGCCATGGCAGCAGGTGCCAGTGCTTCTATTCATAAAAAACTCTACTATTTTGGTTACTTCACTGGAATGTCCTTTCAAATCACAGATGATATTCTCGATTTTGTAGGAACTGAGGCTCAATTGGGTAAACCGGCCGGCAGTGATATTAAGCAGGGAAACTTAACGCTACCAGCTCTCTATGCTTATCAATGGGGTGAGAACCAAAATGAGCTTCAGCAGTTGGTCACTATGACTAATAAATCAAAGGATGAATGGGATCAGATTATCAAGGTCATCAAACAGTCAGGCGGAATAGATTATGCCCAGGGTTTGAGCGATCGCTATTTACAGAAGGCCTATGATGTTCTTCATACATTACCGGACGAGCCGGCTAAATCGTCGCTTCGCAAAATTGCTGATTATATTGGCAAACGTAAGTATTAA
- the ndk gene encoding nucleoside-diphosphate kinase yields MEKTFLMVKPDGVQRNLMGETVKRFEQKGFQLTGAKLMQIDRKLAETHYAEHKDKPFFNDLVDFITSGPVFAMVWQGDGVIATARQMMGATNPKEAAPGTIRGDFGVQLSQNVIHGSDSPESAEREIDLFFNDSDVLGYQKAINQWV; encoded by the coding sequence ATGGAGAAAACATTTTTAATGGTTAAGCCGGACGGGGTTCAACGTAATTTAATGGGTGAGACCGTCAAACGATTTGAACAAAAGGGATTTCAACTAACGGGTGCCAAATTAATGCAGATTGATCGAAAGTTAGCGGAAACGCATTATGCAGAACATAAGGACAAGCCGTTCTTTAACGATTTGGTTGATTTCATTACATCGGGTCCTGTTTTTGCTATGGTGTGGCAAGGTGATGGGGTCATCGCCACAGCCCGCCAGATGATGGGAGCTACCAACCCTAAGGAAGCGGCACCGGGCACGATTCGAGGCGACTTTGGGGTCCAGTTAAGTCAAAATGTGATTCATGGTTCCGATTCTCCAGAAAGTGCTGAAAGAGAAATCGATTTGTTCTTTAATGATAGCGATGTTCTTGGTTATCAAAAAGCGATTAATCAATGGGTTTAA
- a CDS encoding CheR family methyltransferase yields the protein MEDGYDWFIKQINHVLGIDLTQYKEEQMKRRLTSLRNKYQLDHFYDFYTLIQQSQKIKHECLDKMTINVSEFFRNRERWKDLVATLTQLWTDKKRCNIWSAACSTGEEPYTLSILFHQMLPIPHRIYATDIDEKVLETAEKGIYDYRQFKELSADEVSRYFIKKDEGYMIKPVYQQSVTFCQHNLLSSTYEGCYDLIVCRNVLIYFTDEAKMGVYKRFSEALNRNGILFVGSTEQIFKPEVYGLKAIGKFIYQKI from the coding sequence TTGGAAGATGGTTATGACTGGTTTATTAAGCAAATCAATCACGTGTTAGGGATTGATTTAACCCAGTATAAGGAAGAACAAATGAAACGACGATTGACATCGCTCAGGAACAAGTATCAATTAGATCATTTTTATGATTTTTATACGCTCATCCAGCAATCACAAAAAATCAAACACGAATGCCTAGATAAGATGACGATCAATGTTTCTGAATTTTTCCGTAACCGCGAGCGCTGGAAGGATCTTGTTGCGACATTGACCCAGTTGTGGACGGATAAGAAGCGATGTAATATTTGGAGTGCTGCATGCTCAACGGGGGAAGAGCCTTACACACTTTCTATTCTATTTCATCAAATGCTCCCGATACCTCATAGGATTTATGCTACTGATATTGATGAAAAGGTGCTGGAAACTGCTGAGAAGGGGATCTATGATTACCGTCAGTTTAAAGAATTATCTGCTGATGAAGTGTCGCGGTATTTTATTAAAAAAGATGAAGGCTATATGATTAAACCGGTGTATCAACAAAGCGTAACATTCTGTCAACATAATCTACTATCATCTACTTATGAAGGCTGTTACGATTTAATTGTGTGCCGGAATGTCTTAATCTACTTTACTGACGAAGCGAAAATGGGTGTGTATAAGCGATTTAGTGAAGCGTTGAATCGTAATGGTATTTTGTTTGTCGGCAGCACTGAGCAAATCTTCAAACCTGAAGTCTATGGTTTGAAAGCTATTGGTAAGTTTATCTATCAAAAAATATAA
- the aroC gene encoding chorismate synthase, which produces MRFLTAGESHGPQLTLIVEGLPSNLELLSEDINGELRRRQGGYGRGRRMKIEKDQAQIVSGVRHGYTTGAPVAIVIENKDWKNWESIMGPDPVDSEVKKQVTRPRPGHADLNGAIKYGHRDMRDVLERSSARETTVRVAAGAIAKKLLKSFGIDVGGRVAELGGVRDSYTFDGDLEQLKTVTEASPVRCMTSETGDAMMAVIDEAKANGDSVGGIVEAVVTGVPTGLGSHVHYDRKLDARMAMAVTSINAFKGVEFGIGFSAAEKPGSQVHDEITYEDAGFSRSTNNLGGFEGGMTTGMPVIVRGVMKPIPTLYKPLQSIDIDSKEPFKASIERTDNCAVPAASVVCENVVAWEIANAFLEKFGGDRLGEITVNYENYCQWMADF; this is translated from the coding sequence ATGAGATTTTTAACAGCAGGGGAATCACACGGGCCACAATTAACTCTAATTGTAGAAGGGCTGCCATCCAACTTAGAATTGCTTTCAGAGGATATTAATGGTGAATTAAGGCGTCGACAAGGCGGCTATGGGCGTGGTCGACGGATGAAAATCGAAAAAGATCAAGCTCAGATTGTTAGCGGTGTTCGTCATGGCTATACGACAGGGGCACCAGTGGCCATCGTCATTGAGAATAAAGATTGGAAAAACTGGGAGTCAATTATGGGCCCTGATCCGGTTGATAGTGAAGTGAAAAAACAAGTGACCCGGCCGCGTCCGGGACATGCTGATTTAAATGGAGCGATTAAATATGGCCATCGCGATATGCGTGATGTTTTGGAGCGCTCATCAGCTCGGGAAACAACGGTTAGAGTTGCCGCTGGAGCGATTGCTAAGAAGTTATTGAAATCATTTGGAATTGATGTCGGGGGTCGAGTAGCGGAACTCGGTGGTGTCCGCGATTCATATACTTTTGATGGTGACTTAGAGCAACTAAAAACCGTCACTGAGGCATCTCCTGTCCGCTGTATGACATCTGAAACGGGAGATGCGATGATGGCTGTCATTGATGAAGCTAAAGCTAATGGTGATTCCGTGGGGGGGATTGTCGAAGCAGTTGTTACCGGTGTGCCGACAGGATTAGGTTCGCACGTCCATTATGATCGAAAATTGGATGCGCGGATGGCTATGGCTGTCACGAGTATCAATGCCTTTAAAGGTGTGGAGTTCGGCATTGGATTTTCCGCTGCTGAGAAACCTGGAAGTCAAGTCCACGATGAAATCACCTATGAAGATGCTGGTTTCTCTAGAAGTACAAACAATCTTGGTGGTTTTGAAGGCGGTATGACAACGGGAATGCCTGTAATTGTACGTGGTGTGATGAAGCCTATTCCTACCCTTTACAAGCCATTGCAGAGCATTGATATTGATAGTAAAGAACCGTTTAAAGCAAGTATTGAACGCACAGATAATTGTGCTGTTCCAGCAGCCAGTGTCGTTTGTGAAAACGTCGTCGCCTGGGAAATCGCAAATGCGTTTTTAGAAAAATTCGGTGGAGATCGACTCGGTGAGATTACCGTTAATTACGAAAATTACTGTCAATGGATGGCTGATTTTTAA
- the trpD gene encoding anthranilate phosphoribosyltransferase, with protein sequence MKEQLSRLVSGETLSRDESRKVMNTIMLGEATDSQIASLLSILRFRHETVDELTGFVDSLRQHAETLTHSFDVIDTCGTGGDGLNTFNISTATAILLSSMNVKVAKHGNRAVSSKSGSADVLDHLSIPVQTTMDEAYEQLEQHNMCFLYAPLYHRSMKYAAHPRKELGFRTFFNILGPLINPANSQKQIIGVFDFELAKKMAYTLQNLGVKRAVLVSGDQGLDECSITGQTRGLLVTQNEIEAFTITPEDVGLTTGRLEDIQVQSAQDSAALIENILKGDGPETATDIVLLNTGTALYAAGKTTTISEGVHQARTYIINGAAYEQLKLLKMDGRRTEQHA encoded by the coding sequence ATGAAAGAACAATTGAGCCGCTTAGTCAGTGGTGAAACATTAAGCCGAGATGAGTCTAGGAAAGTTATGAATACGATTATGTTAGGTGAAGCAACCGACAGCCAGATTGCTTCATTATTGTCAATTCTTCGTTTCCGTCATGAAACTGTCGATGAACTCACTGGATTTGTGGATTCGTTGCGTCAACACGCAGAGACGTTGACCCATTCCTTTGATGTGATCGACACTTGCGGTACTGGCGGTGATGGATTAAATACTTTTAATATCTCTACAGCAACCGCGATCTTGTTATCTTCCATGAATGTCAAAGTTGCCAAACATGGCAATCGTGCTGTTTCTTCGAAAAGTGGGTCTGCCGATGTTCTGGATCATTTATCCATTCCAGTCCAAACGACTATGGATGAGGCCTATGAACAGTTAGAGCAGCACAATATGTGTTTTCTATATGCCCCTCTTTACCACCGTTCAATGAAATATGCGGCGCATCCACGAAAAGAATTAGGATTCCGGACGTTTTTTAATATTTTAGGTCCGCTTATTAATCCAGCTAATAGCCAAAAACAGATTATCGGTGTTTTTGATTTTGAACTAGCTAAAAAGATGGCTTATACACTGCAAAATCTGGGTGTGAAGAGAGCGGTTCTAGTGAGCGGTGACCAGGGATTGGATGAATGTTCGATTACAGGCCAGACACGAGGGTTATTAGTGACCCAAAATGAGATTGAAGCATTCACAATAACACCTGAAGATGTCGGTTTAACCACTGGACGGCTTGAAGATATTCAAGTCCAATCGGCGCAAGATAGTGCAGCGTTGATTGAAAACATCTTAAAGGGAGATGGTCCAGAAACCGCAACTGATATTGTTTTACTGAATACCGGCACAGCTTTATATGCCGCTGGAAAAACAACGACCATTAGTGAGGGCGTGCATCAAGCAAGGACATATATAATTAACGGAGCGGCCTATGAGCAACTTAAACTTTTGAAGATGGATGGAAGAAGGACTGAACAACATGCTTAA
- the trpC gene encoding indole-3-glycerol phosphate synthase TrpC, producing the protein MLNDIIAKKNQELKKDAPRKIMNRESPHRSLKVALQNANRSVGLISEVKKASPSKGLFAEQFEPEKIASAYEAAGADAISVLTDQSFFQGSADNLISVKRHVQIPVLRKDFIIDERQITESDAIGADVILLIAAVLSPQKLHTFYQMAKQLGLECLVEVHNGDELARLLDVFVPEIIGINNRDLTTFKTDIQHTEDLLSDVPPESLLISESGIKNNHDIGRLKRLGVHGVLVGEALMTSSTPEEGIRNLFGESR; encoded by the coding sequence ATGCTTAATGACATCATTGCTAAGAAAAACCAAGAGCTAAAAAAAGATGCACCCCGGAAAATCATGAATCGAGAAAGTCCGCACCGATCATTGAAAGTAGCTTTGCAGAACGCCAATCGATCTGTTGGTCTTATTTCAGAGGTGAAGAAAGCGTCGCCGTCAAAAGGTCTGTTTGCCGAACAATTTGAACCAGAAAAAATTGCTTCAGCCTATGAAGCAGCTGGGGCGGATGCGATTTCGGTCTTGACTGATCAATCGTTTTTTCAAGGTTCTGCTGACAATTTAATCTCGGTCAAGCGCCACGTTCAAATACCGGTTTTACGTAAGGATTTTATAATTGATGAGCGGCAGATTACCGAGAGTGATGCTATTGGCGCCGATGTGATTTTACTCATAGCTGCGGTCCTATCGCCTCAAAAATTGCATACATTTTATCAAATGGCAAAACAACTTGGTTTAGAATGCTTAGTTGAGGTCCATAACGGCGATGAGCTTGCTCGACTCTTAGATGTTTTCGTTCCCGAAATCATCGGCATCAATAACCGTGACCTTACAACCTTTAAAACCGATATACAGCATACCGAAGATTTATTGAGCGACGTACCGCCTGAAAGTCTATTAATCAGTGAATCTGGTATAAAAAACAATCATGATATTGGGCGGCTGAAGCGTCTTGGCGTTCATGGTGTTTTGGTTGGTGAAGCTCTGATGACCTCATCAACTCCTGAAGAAGGCATCCGTAACTTGTTCGGTGAATCACGATGA
- a CDS encoding phosphoribosylanthranilate isomerase codes for MMLKYCGNQSLTDYQKSRESHADNIGFIFTQESRRTVTAQEVQQWVRTLPPKPDQQLVGVFVNQPLMVVIKTVETVPLDIVQLHGSESTAYIKELRKNSDVQIWKTVSHTPETATLLKTYGTIVDGFLVDTKVHGEWGGTGQAFDWSYIPQYAEIAHVYGKPCFIAGGIKVNNVQELLDYQPDGIDIASGIEVQGMKSAALMEALERKVVDNNEFA; via the coding sequence ATGATGCTGAAGTATTGTGGAAATCAAAGCCTAACTGATTATCAAAAAAGTCGGGAATCCCATGCTGATAATATTGGGTTCATTTTTACACAAGAAAGCAGACGGACGGTGACTGCTCAGGAAGTACAACAATGGGTGCGAACGTTGCCACCCAAACCTGATCAACAGCTCGTCGGTGTCTTTGTCAATCAGCCACTGATGGTTGTTATAAAGACTGTAGAAACCGTACCGTTAGACATCGTTCAACTTCACGGTAGTGAATCAACCGCTTATATCAAGGAATTGCGGAAAAATAGTGATGTGCAGATTTGGAAAACAGTGTCGCATACCCCGGAAACTGCGACACTGTTGAAAACTTATGGAACAATTGTTGATGGTTTTCTTGTTGATACAAAAGTTCATGGTGAATGGGGCGGCACGGGACAAGCATTTGACTGGTCATATATTCCTCAATATGCGGAAATAGCTCACGTGTACGGTAAACCTTGTTTTATAGCTGGTGGCATTAAGGTTAATAACGTTCAAGAACTCTTAGACTATCAACCGGATGGGATCGATATTGCTTCAGGTATTGAAGTGCAGGGAATGAAATCTGCGGCATTAATGGAAGCATTAGAAAGAAAGGTTGTTGACAATAATGAGTTTGCCTAA
- the trpB gene encoding tryptophan synthase subunit beta has protein sequence MSLPNDLGRFGEFGGRFVPETLMYALEELEVAYEEAKQDQAFMTEYHELLQAYSGRPTPVTRAERLSAKVGGATIYLKREDLNHTGAHKINNAIGQALLAKRMGKNKLVAETGAGQHGVATATVAAYFGMSCKIFMGQKDIERQELNVFRMRLLGAEVVPAESGSRTLKDATNDALRYWVANVEDTFYLIGSVVGPHPYPRMVRDFQRVIGDEAREQFFELTDRLPDHIVACVGGGSNAMGTFYPFLDDEGVRIHGAEAAGHGIDTEEHAATLTHGGKGIIHGSMTYLLQDSYGQIQEPYSISAGLDYPGIGPEHSYLRDSGRVAYEAITDNEAIDALQVLTQYEGILPALESAHGLALAMKIAKDCPADQTILLCLSGRGDKDVYTIQQMLEGDSDD, from the coding sequence ATGAGTTTGCCTAATGATTTGGGACGTTTCGGTGAATTTGGCGGACGATTTGTTCCAGAAACATTGATGTATGCCTTAGAAGAATTAGAAGTAGCTTATGAAGAAGCCAAACAAGATCAGGCCTTTATGACCGAGTATCACGAGCTTCTTCAAGCCTATTCTGGTCGACCTACTCCCGTTACCCGAGCTGAACGGCTGTCAGCTAAAGTGGGTGGGGCGACGATTTACTTGAAACGGGAAGACTTAAACCATACGGGTGCGCACAAGATTAATAATGCGATCGGTCAGGCCTTACTAGCCAAACGAATGGGCAAAAATAAATTGGTTGCCGAAACAGGTGCAGGTCAACACGGCGTCGCAACGGCAACGGTGGCGGCCTATTTCGGAATGAGCTGCAAAATATTTATGGGCCAAAAAGATATTGAACGTCAGGAATTGAACGTATTCAGAATGAGACTCTTGGGGGCGGAAGTTGTTCCTGCTGAATCAGGAAGTCGGACATTAAAAGATGCAACAAATGATGCTTTGCGTTACTGGGTCGCTAATGTCGAGGATACATTCTATTTAATCGGGTCCGTTGTAGGACCTCATCCGTATCCACGGATGGTTCGCGACTTTCAACGCGTCATTGGCGATGAAGCTCGAGAGCAGTTCTTCGAATTAACGGATCGACTTCCCGACCATATTGTTGCCTGTGTCGGGGGCGGAAGCAATGCGATGGGAACTTTTTATCCATTTTTAGACGATGAGGGTGTCCGAATACATGGGGCTGAAGCCGCTGGTCATGGCATTGATACGGAAGAACACGCTGCGACCTTAACTCATGGGGGAAAAGGCATCATCCATGGATCGATGACCTATCTTCTACAAGATTCATATGGGCAAATTCAAGAACCTTATTCGATCTCAGCAGGTTTGGATTATCCAGGAATTGGCCCTGAACATTCCTATTTGCGAGATTCCGGACGGGTTGCCTATGAAGCGATCACAGATAATGAAGCCATCGACGCACTTCAAGTCTTAACACAATACGAAGGGATTCTACCGGCATTAGAAAGTGCACATGGTCTAGCTCTCGCGATGAAAATTGCGAAAGACTGTCCTGCCGATCAAACTATTTTACTTTGTTTATCTGGGCGGGGCGACAAGGATGTCTATACCATTCAGCAGATGTTAGAAGGTGATAGCGATGACTAG
- the trpA gene encoding tryptophan synthase subunit alpha: protein MTRLDTHLSDHPLFIPFITAGDPSPEVTIDLALMLQDLGANAIELGIPFSDPLADGPVIQRASARALSHGVTLETSMNLAKQMRKHGVTIPIIIFTYYNPLVQLGEQQFINLANDCDIDGVLVPDLPFEESHELKRSLNENKLALIHLVAPTTSEERLQNICQNADGFLYCVSSLGVTGERGQFAPSVYTFLQRVKNYSDIPIAVGFGVSSRKQMMDVKDDADGVVVGSAIVREIENNQHGLLEPTSRQQVVAAIRERLWNKFFDKQGVGE from the coding sequence ATGACTAGACTCGACACCCATCTTTCCGATCATCCTTTATTTATACCTTTTATAACAGCAGGTGATCCATCTCCTGAAGTGACGATCGATTTGGCGTTGATGTTGCAAGATTTAGGGGCGAATGCAATTGAATTAGGCATTCCATTTTCCGATCCTTTAGCTGACGGACCTGTGATTCAACGAGCGTCTGCGCGGGCATTATCACACGGCGTTACTTTAGAAACCTCCATGAACTTAGCTAAACAAATGCGGAAGCATGGTGTGACAATCCCTATTATTATATTTACCTATTATAATCCTTTGGTACAATTGGGAGAGCAGCAATTTATTAATTTGGCCAATGATTGCGACATTGATGGGGTGCTTGTTCCTGATCTTCCGTTTGAGGAAAGTCACGAACTGAAACGTTCATTAAATGAAAACAAACTAGCGTTGATTCATTTAGTCGCTCCGACAACGAGTGAAGAGCGTCTACAAAACATTTGTCAAAACGCTGATGGGTTCTTATATTGTGTATCTTCTCTTGGTGTTACAGGAGAACGCGGACAATTTGCACCAAGTGTTTATACCTTTTTACAGCGTGTTAAAAACTATAGTGACATTCCGATTGCTGTCGGCTTTGGGGTGTCATCACGGAAGCAGATGATGGATGTTAAAGATGATGCCGACGGCGTTGTCGTCGGCAGTGCGATTGTCCGAGAGATAGAAAACAATCAGCATGGCTTGCTTGAGCCAACTTCCAGACAACAAGTTGTCGCAGCTATCCGTGAAAGGTTGTGGAATAAATTTTTTGATAAGCAGGGAGTTGGTGAATGA